The genomic segment TTTGGGCTGTAATGTCAGTTTTTAGAAGTAGCCATGAGTTTAGCTTCTTGAAATGTTTATGAGCGAACATGTAACAAAAAACGAACACGAAATGAGAACATTAAAAAAAATGAACGGCTTAAAAATGCTCAGTAAAAAGGAGCAAAAAGCGGTTAATGGTGGTTACGCATGTGTTGATGGTTACAGATGTCCACCAGGGAGCTATTGCGTAAGAGGACTATGCAGAAGTATTGAAGACTAATTTATTTGTAGGGGCTGCCAGGTGTAACGAAAATTTATAGCTGACAGCCTTTATTGTATGAATAAGCTTAGTAGCAAGAGCCAATGGAGGCGTTGACCTGATTGATTTGACATTTTATACCAATCCTCTTCGAGAGTTCCCCAAAATGGTTCGGTAAAATATCGTTAGTTGTAATATAATGGTTGCAGTCCAAAATTTTGGACGGTATCCCTCTTATATTGGCACTGTAGTACGAACCGTAAAAGGTGTAATGCTATCCCAGCTGCCGAAAAGGGGAAAGAGTAGGTTAACTATTAAGTAATCAGTGATGAATAAAAAGCTGTCGAACATTTTAGGCGCGCATCTTTTGAGCGGCGAGAAGCAAAAAATGATTTTAGGTGGTGCGGCTATGTACACCTGCACCTGTAACGATTCTGGTTTTAGCTGGATTGGCGAGTACGAGTCATATCAGGCCGCTTTGGCTGCTTTTATTAGCAGCTGCAAGTCTGGTGCTACCTGTACTAGGGAAGATTTTTAGCATGATGCTACGAGGTTGCTGTGGTGAAACCGCTAAATCTTTGTAGCTTGTTAAGTATTGCAGATAGTAGGTGCATCTTTCTTTTTTAAGAGGTGTTTCCTACTGTCTGTTTGCTGTATTCTTTCTCTGGTTATAGGCTATAGGCTTATATGCAAGTACGAGGATAGCCCTTAAGGGGTAAAAATGTAGGTAGTTAGAGGTAATCGCTATGATAAGAGTCGCTGCTGTTTTGGTATTTCTATCCATCTCAATAAAAAGTGTTTCGCAAGCGGTGTTGGATGTTGCATATTTACGTTGCACCTATACGTATTGCTATTTGACGGATACCAATAGCCGCAAAGAGGGCGAGAAAGATTTGCTTATACTTCAAATTGGGAAAAATATTTCGAAGTGCTATAGCTACTACAGCTATCAGGTCGATTCGCTTTGTCAAACGCCCAACTACCAGCGGGCATTTTGGGATAAGTTCAATAAGAGCATGGAAGCGGAGGGTGTTCATTCGTCGAACTACTACCATAAGCGTTTAAAGACGTATGTGTATAAAGGTTATCCTGAAGGTAAGATGACTGTAACAGATGGAATATCAACAGAAGCATTTGTTTATGAGGATAAGCTGTCTGAGTTTAGCTGGAGTATGGCCGATAGCGTTAAAAGCATCCTTGGTTATAGCTGCCAAAAGGCTGTTTGCAGCTACAGGGGGCGGAGCTACGAGGCTTGGTTTGCTGCAGATATTCCGGTAAATGATGGACCTTGGAAATTTACTGGGTTACCCGGGCTAATAATGGAAGTTTATGATGTTGGAAGGCACTACTCTTTTACTATTAAGGGGGTGGAGAAGGTGGATAATGAACCAATCATATTCAGCAAACCAACAACAGAAGGCGGCAAATATGTGGCAACTTATAGGAGTGAATTTTTACGAGGATTAAAATGCTATCTTCTTGATAAAGCTGGATATATTGAGGCCGAAACCGGTATTTCGTTGTCGGGTAGCAGCAATACTAAGGCGCTAAGCTACGATTTAATAGAGCGAGACTATGCGTTGTAGGTTTTGTGCTACTATTGCTCATCATTAAATAGGTCTGGGCTGTGTTAAACGAAAAGCATTTCTCTTTTTATAGTAAAAATAAGTATCAGCATTGAAATGTATGCACTATATTTAAGGAATTGGATCGTGTTCAATGAGGTTAGGTAAAATATTTGTTTGTAAATCTTGATAAAATTATTTGTTATGAGGTCTTTAGTCTTTCTTTTGCTATTGGGAGTAGCTTTTACTTCCAATGCACAAACTGAAAAAGTTTTAGAACCTGCCGTTCTGGAATGTCATTACGAGCTGAGCGCACTTCGGGATACCTTATCGCGTAGCAATATTGGAAGAGATTTGATGATACTTCGTGTTGGCAAGAGCATTAGCCAATTTTTCAGCTATCATGCCTACACAAGCGACTCGTTATTAGCTACCAGCGGTGGGGCAGAAAAATTTGGGAATAGCTTTATAGATGCACTAACCAAAGGGGATAAGTCAACGCTTCCAGGCGTTAAAACAACAAGCGATTACATCTATAAAAATTACCCCAAAGGGCGCATTAGCCTATATTGTACCGATGTTGCCTTGAACTACTATCGAATTGTGGAGGACTATACTCCGCAAGCGTGGGAGGTGAAGGACTCTACACGGGAAGTGCTTGGTTACAAATGCCAAATGGCAACCTGTAATTATCGAGGACGTAGCTATGTTGCCTGGTTTGCATCAGATATTCCTGTAAGCGATGGCCCTTGGAAGCTGGCAGGGTTGCCCGGATTGATTCTCGAAGCGTACGATGTGCAGCATCACTATCACTATACGGCTGTTAAGCTCCTGCAAGCGGGGTTGCGTCCTGTTGCTTTGTACAATACTGATAGGAAGTATGAGAAAACAGATCGTATAACCTACTTAAGGCTGATGAGCGATTACCTGTTTGGTCGGAGAAATTCGCTAGAGGACGGCAGTGCCGCTTTGGGGCTAGATATAAAGGTAGCTGCTAGTCCCACTTCGAAAGGGAAGGTGAAGCAGTACGATTTTATGGAGCGGGATTATAGGTAGCCATTTGCATTTTTATTGAGGATGTAGCATTTTTCGGAAGCCACCGATAGTCTACTTATTTTATGATGCAAAATATATGGTAATGTATGGTTAAACTTATTTTTAGGACTGCTTTTTTGCTGCTAGCGATGGTGGTATGGCAAACCGTATGTGCCGAAGAGCTAAGGTTGGAGGGGGTTGTTTCCGATGCCAAGACAGGAAAGCCGTTGCCCAACGTACTTGTTACGGTACGACCTGCAGGCAAAAGTAACGTGCTGAAGTTTACGCAAACCACCTCGGAAGGACGGTTTGAACTTCTACTAAAAAGCAGCATCGAAAGCCATGAATTAAGCTTTAGGATGATGGGATATGCTAGCCAATCGGTCGGATTGTCGGAGGGGAAGACATTTTATCGCATTTCGATGGTTGAGCAAGCAACCAGCATTCGTGAAGTGGTGGTTAAGTCGAAGGGAATAAGCCAAAAAGGGGATACCGTGACCTATCTGGTATCGAATTTTGCTAATGCGCAGGATAAAACGCTGGCCGATGTGCTAAAAAAGATGCCGGGTATTGAAGTTAGCAAAAGCGGAGCAATAACCTACAATGGCGTTTCATTAAATAGATTTTATATAGAAGGGAAAGATATGCTGGGAGGCCGTTACGGGTTGGCAACCAACAGCATTAATCAGCAGGATGTCGGTAGCGTGGAGGTTATGGAGAATCATCAACCCA from the Alistipes sp. ZOR0009 genome contains:
- a CDS encoding GLPGLI family protein; translated protein: MIRVAAVLVFLSISIKSVSQAVLDVAYLRCTYTYCYLTDTNSRKEGEKDLLILQIGKNISKCYSYYSYQVDSLCQTPNYQRAFWDKFNKSMEAEGVHSSNYYHKRLKTYVYKGYPEGKMTVTDGISTEAFVYEDKLSEFSWSMADSVKSILGYSCQKAVCSYRGRSYEAWFAADIPVNDGPWKFTGLPGLIMEVYDVGRHYSFTIKGVEKVDNEPIIFSKPTTEGGKYVATYRSEFLRGLKCYLLDKAGYIEAETGISLSGSSNTKALSYDLIERDYAL
- a CDS encoding GLPGLI family protein, with product MRSLVFLLLLGVAFTSNAQTEKVLEPAVLECHYELSALRDTLSRSNIGRDLMILRVGKSISQFFSYHAYTSDSLLATSGGAEKFGNSFIDALTKGDKSTLPGVKTTSDYIYKNYPKGRISLYCTDVALNYYRIVEDYTPQAWEVKDSTREVLGYKCQMATCNYRGRSYVAWFASDIPVSDGPWKLAGLPGLILEAYDVQHHYHYTAVKLLQAGLRPVALYNTDRKYEKTDRITYLRLMSDYLFGRRNSLEDGSAALGLDIKVAASPTSKGKVKQYDFMERDYR